The Mauremys reevesii isolate NIE-2019 linkage group 1, ASM1616193v1, whole genome shotgun sequence genome has a segment encoding these proteins:
- the LCP1 gene encoding plastin-2 isoform X1 produces MTFDHSSHFLHWGHILKVDKLHFGSERRVFLGTLQPASAYFFTAFKQDLSFKEVKMASTAHISEEEMTDLREAFNKIDIDGNGFISSSELTELFKAANLPLPGYKIREITQNLMATGEQNNEGISFDEFIAIFQGLKSTDVAKTFRKAINKKEGICAIGGTSEQSSVGTQHSYSEEEKYAFVNWVNKALENDPDCQHVLPMNPDTDDLFQAVGDGIVLCKMINFSVPDTIDERTINKKKLTPFTIQENLNLALNSASAIGCHVVNIGAEDLKEGKPYLVLGLLWQVIKIGLFADIELSRNEALIALLREGESLEDLMKLSPEELLLRWANYHLENAGCNKINNFSTDIKDSKAYYHLLDQVAPKGNEEGIPAIAIDMTGLREKDDIQRAECMLQQAERLGCRQFVTATDVVRGNPKLNLAFIANLFNRYPALQKPENQDIDWSSIEGETREERTFRNWMNSLGVSPRVNHLYSDLSDAMVIFQLYEKIKVPVDWSRVNKPPYAKLGGNMKKLENCNYAVDLGKNQAKFSLVGIAGQDLNEGNRTLTLALIWQLMRRYTLSILEDIGGGQKVNDDTIVNWVNETLTEAGKSSVISSFKDSKISTSMPVLDLIDAIQPGSIKYDLLKTEDLNEEEKLNNAKYAISMARKIGARVYALPEDLVEVKPKMVMTVFACLMGKGMKKV; encoded by the exons ACTTGTCATTCAAAGAAGTAAAAATGGCATCAACAGCACACATCTCTGAGGAAGAGATGACAGACTTGAGAGAAGCTTTCAATAAAATCG ACATTGATGGAAATGGTTTCATAAGCAGTAGTGAATTAACAGAGCTTTTCAAAGCAGCCAATCTGCCTCTGCCGGGATATAAAATCAGAGAAATCACTCAGAATTTGATGGCCACGGGagagcaaaacaatgaaggaaTCAGCTTTGATGAATTTATTGCA ATTTTCCAGGGCCTGAAGAGCACAGATGTCGCTAAAACCTTTCGAAAAGCAATCAATAAAAAGGAGGGGATTTGTGCTATCGGTGGAACTTCAGAACAGTCCAGTGTTGGAACCCAACATTCTTATTCGG AAGAAGAAAAGTACGCCTTTGTGAACTGGGTTAACAAAGCCCTAGAGAATGATCCTGATTGCCAACACGTGCTCCCAATGAATCCAGACACTGACGACCTCTTCCAGGCGGTTGGTGATGGCATCGTGCTGTG TAAAATGATCAACTTTTCAGTGCCAGATACAATTGATGAAAGAACAATCAACAAAAAGAAGCTCACTCCATTCACTATACAG gaaAATTTGAACCTTGCCTTGAACTCTGCCTCAGCCATCGGGTGCCATGTTGTTAACATTGGGGCTGAAGACTTAAAAGAAGGGAAACCTTACCTGGTCTTGGGCCTCTTATGGCAAGTTATCAAAATTGGCTTGTTTGCCGACATTGAGCTCAGCAGAAATGAAG CTCTGATTGCCCTTCTGCGTGAAGGAGAGAGTCTAGAGGATCTGATGAAATTATCCCCAGAGGAACTGCTGCTGAGGTGGGCTAACTATCACCTGGAGAACGCTGGATGCAACAAAATCAATAACTTCAGCACAGACATCAAG GACTCCAAAGCTTATTACCATTTGCTGGACCAAGTTGCCCCAAAGGGAAATGAAGAAGGTATTCCAGCTATTGCAATTGACATGACAGGATTAAGG GAGAAGGATGACATCCAGAGGGCAGAGTGCATGTTGCAGCAAGCAGAGAGATTGGGCTGCCGGCAGTTTGTTACTGCTACAGATGTAGTCCGTGGCAACCCCAAGTTAAACTTGGCTTTCATTGCCAACCTATTTAACAGATATCCTGCCCTCCAAAAACCAGAGAACCAGGACATTGACTGGAGTTCTATTGAAG GTGAAACAAGGGAAGAGAGGACATTTAGGAACTGGATGAACTCCTTGGGTGTTAGTCCCCGTGTCAATCATTTATATAG TGACTTGTCAGATGCCATGGTTATCTTCCAGCTTTATGAAAAGATTAAAGTGCCGGTAGACTGGAGCAGAGTGAACAAACCACCATACGCTAAGCTGGGTGGTAACATGAAAAAG CTTGAAAACTGCAACTACGCAGTGGATCTGGGAAAGAATCAAGCCAAGTTTTCCCTCGTTGGAATTGCTGGGCAGGATCTCAATGAAGGAAATCGCACACTAACCCTTGCCTTGATCTGGCAGTTAATGAGAAG GTACACTCTGAGTATCCTGGAAGATATTGGTGGGGGACAGAAGGTCAATGACGACACCATTGTCAACTGGGTAAATGAAACACTGACTGAAGCTGGAAAAAGTTCAGTCATCAGTAGTTTCAAG GACAGCAAAATCAGCACAAGCATGCCAGTCCTGGATCTCATTGATGCCATTCAGCCAGGTTCCATCAAATACGACCTTCTGAAAACAGAGGATTTGAATGAGGAAGAGAAACTTAATAATGCTAA ATATGCCATCTCCATGGCAAGAAAAATTGGAGCAAGAGTCTATGCCCTTCCAGAAGACCTGGTTGAAGTAAAACCCAAAATGGTCATGACTGTGTTTGCTTGCCTTATGGGAAAAGGAATGAAGAAAGTTTAA
- the LCP1 gene encoding plastin-2 isoform X2 yields MASTAHISEEEMTDLREAFNKIDIDGNGFISSSELTELFKAANLPLPGYKIREITQNLMATGEQNNEGISFDEFIAIFQGLKSTDVAKTFRKAINKKEGICAIGGTSEQSSVGTQHSYSEEEKYAFVNWVNKALENDPDCQHVLPMNPDTDDLFQAVGDGIVLCKMINFSVPDTIDERTINKKKLTPFTIQENLNLALNSASAIGCHVVNIGAEDLKEGKPYLVLGLLWQVIKIGLFADIELSRNEALIALLREGESLEDLMKLSPEELLLRWANYHLENAGCNKINNFSTDIKDSKAYYHLLDQVAPKGNEEGIPAIAIDMTGLREKDDIQRAECMLQQAERLGCRQFVTATDVVRGNPKLNLAFIANLFNRYPALQKPENQDIDWSSIEGETREERTFRNWMNSLGVSPRVNHLYSDLSDAMVIFQLYEKIKVPVDWSRVNKPPYAKLGGNMKKLENCNYAVDLGKNQAKFSLVGIAGQDLNEGNRTLTLALIWQLMRRYTLSILEDIGGGQKVNDDTIVNWVNETLTEAGKSSVISSFKDSKISTSMPVLDLIDAIQPGSIKYDLLKTEDLNEEEKLNNAKYAISMARKIGARVYALPEDLVEVKPKMVMTVFACLMGKGMKKV; encoded by the exons ATGGCATCAACAGCACACATCTCTGAGGAAGAGATGACAGACTTGAGAGAAGCTTTCAATAAAATCG ACATTGATGGAAATGGTTTCATAAGCAGTAGTGAATTAACAGAGCTTTTCAAAGCAGCCAATCTGCCTCTGCCGGGATATAAAATCAGAGAAATCACTCAGAATTTGATGGCCACGGGagagcaaaacaatgaaggaaTCAGCTTTGATGAATTTATTGCA ATTTTCCAGGGCCTGAAGAGCACAGATGTCGCTAAAACCTTTCGAAAAGCAATCAATAAAAAGGAGGGGATTTGTGCTATCGGTGGAACTTCAGAACAGTCCAGTGTTGGAACCCAACATTCTTATTCGG AAGAAGAAAAGTACGCCTTTGTGAACTGGGTTAACAAAGCCCTAGAGAATGATCCTGATTGCCAACACGTGCTCCCAATGAATCCAGACACTGACGACCTCTTCCAGGCGGTTGGTGATGGCATCGTGCTGTG TAAAATGATCAACTTTTCAGTGCCAGATACAATTGATGAAAGAACAATCAACAAAAAGAAGCTCACTCCATTCACTATACAG gaaAATTTGAACCTTGCCTTGAACTCTGCCTCAGCCATCGGGTGCCATGTTGTTAACATTGGGGCTGAAGACTTAAAAGAAGGGAAACCTTACCTGGTCTTGGGCCTCTTATGGCAAGTTATCAAAATTGGCTTGTTTGCCGACATTGAGCTCAGCAGAAATGAAG CTCTGATTGCCCTTCTGCGTGAAGGAGAGAGTCTAGAGGATCTGATGAAATTATCCCCAGAGGAACTGCTGCTGAGGTGGGCTAACTATCACCTGGAGAACGCTGGATGCAACAAAATCAATAACTTCAGCACAGACATCAAG GACTCCAAAGCTTATTACCATTTGCTGGACCAAGTTGCCCCAAAGGGAAATGAAGAAGGTATTCCAGCTATTGCAATTGACATGACAGGATTAAGG GAGAAGGATGACATCCAGAGGGCAGAGTGCATGTTGCAGCAAGCAGAGAGATTGGGCTGCCGGCAGTTTGTTACTGCTACAGATGTAGTCCGTGGCAACCCCAAGTTAAACTTGGCTTTCATTGCCAACCTATTTAACAGATATCCTGCCCTCCAAAAACCAGAGAACCAGGACATTGACTGGAGTTCTATTGAAG GTGAAACAAGGGAAGAGAGGACATTTAGGAACTGGATGAACTCCTTGGGTGTTAGTCCCCGTGTCAATCATTTATATAG TGACTTGTCAGATGCCATGGTTATCTTCCAGCTTTATGAAAAGATTAAAGTGCCGGTAGACTGGAGCAGAGTGAACAAACCACCATACGCTAAGCTGGGTGGTAACATGAAAAAG CTTGAAAACTGCAACTACGCAGTGGATCTGGGAAAGAATCAAGCCAAGTTTTCCCTCGTTGGAATTGCTGGGCAGGATCTCAATGAAGGAAATCGCACACTAACCCTTGCCTTGATCTGGCAGTTAATGAGAAG GTACACTCTGAGTATCCTGGAAGATATTGGTGGGGGACAGAAGGTCAATGACGACACCATTGTCAACTGGGTAAATGAAACACTGACTGAAGCTGGAAAAAGTTCAGTCATCAGTAGTTTCAAG GACAGCAAAATCAGCACAAGCATGCCAGTCCTGGATCTCATTGATGCCATTCAGCCAGGTTCCATCAAATACGACCTTCTGAAAACAGAGGATTTGAATGAGGAAGAGAAACTTAATAATGCTAA ATATGCCATCTCCATGGCAAGAAAAATTGGAGCAAGAGTCTATGCCCTTCCAGAAGACCTGGTTGAAGTAAAACCCAAAATGGTCATGACTGTGTTTGCTTGCCTTATGGGAAAAGGAATGAAGAAAGTTTAA